The proteins below come from a single Eucalyptus grandis isolate ANBG69807.140 chromosome 3, ASM1654582v1, whole genome shotgun sequence genomic window:
- the LOC104439018 gene encoding LOB domain-containing protein 33-like, translated as MPAASKACASCRHQRKRCDGNCQYAELFPASRYDEFQDAQRLFGVNNMHNIVNAVEPEFRKQAAESILMEGNIRRSDPVHGCLGVARRLKWEIDLCQKQLEDTNRHLSFLQQRDRELQRQRQGFNDTLVELPPLLPAFFSNGGGVRSFYEQMQRNPTTTLLDSSCMNYQGLNYRSTYEEGATSTEPFDLFRVTGPWNDNPAVTIARADQITKPEEAKQEDSRRVCDDGTESVELRLKDRDFECCGDQGK; from the exons ATGCCTGCAGCTTCCAAAGCATGCGCCTCGTGTCGACACCAGCGGAAGAGGTGTGACGGCAACTGCCAGTACGCTGAGCTCTTCCCGGCAAGCCGGTACGACGAGTTCCAGGACGCGCAGCGGCTCTTCGGCGTGAACAACATGCACAACATCGTGAACGCGGTCGAGCCCGAGTTCAGGAAGCAGGCCGCCGAGTCGATACTCATGGAGGGCAACATCAGGAGAAGCGATCCCGTGCACGGGTGTCTCGGCGTTGCTCGGAGGCTCAAGTGGGAGATAGACCTGTGCCAGAAGCAGCTCGAGGACACGAACCGTCACCTATCTTTCCTCCAGCAGAGGGACCGAGAATTGCAGAGGCAACGGCAAGGGTTTAATGATACTCTTGTTGAACTCCCGCCGTTGCTGCCAGCGTTCTTCTCGAATGGGGGCGGCGTCAGGAGTTTCTATGAGCAGATGCAGCGTAACCCG ACCACTACTCTGCTCGACTCGAGTTGCATGAATTATCAAGGACTCAATTACCGATCGACGTACGAAGAAGGAGCGACCAGCACTGAGCCCTTCGATCTCTTTCGCGTGACAGGGCCATGGAATGACAACCCGGCCGTGACAATCGCGAG GGCGGACCAGATTACTAAACCTGAAGAGGCGAAGCAGGAGGATTCACGAAGGGTGTGCGATGATGGAACCGAGAGCGTGGAGCTACGTTTGAAAGACCGGGACTTTGAATGTTGTGGCGATCAAGGCAAATAA
- the LOC104436479 gene encoding cytokinin dehydrogenase 3 encodes MAGTYPMSSYFMGKFITTRSLSTVGKSKPRTQSLIPKLISKLCTDPESISMASTDFGNIVWETPQGVLQPSCHEEIVDLVRDAYSDDNPSAPFPIAARGCGHSVRGQALAPGGIVVDMTSLASHQGGTGGGPAVAVSWSRSLGHYADVSGGQIWRDVLEETLRHGLAPVSWTDYLYVTVGGTLSNGGISGQTFRYGPQISNVYEMDIITGTEELMTCSPDKNPELFYSVLGGLGQFGIITRARIALDRAPKRVKWVRMLYSDFSAFTRDQEHLISKSGRDQDDALDYVEGLLLMHQGPPDSWRSSFFPEPDHPRIASLMDRHELIYCLEVAKYYDDLTENTVNRDLENLFQELSHIPEFLFQKDVTYIDFLDRVRKGELKLRAQGRWDAPHPWLNLFVPKSRISDFNNGVFKNIVLKRNITTGTVLIYPMNRNK; translated from the exons ATGGCAGGAACCTACCCAATGTCTTCATATTTCATGGGAAAATTCATCACAACCCGATCGCTCTCGACAGTCGGCAAATCCAAGCCCCGGACTCAGTCCCTAATCCCCAAGCTCATCAGCAAGCTCTGCACCGACCCCGAGTCGATAAGCATGGCCTCGACCGACTTCGGCAACATCGTCTGGGAAACCCCCCAAGGCGTCCTCCAGCCGTCGTGCCATGAGGAAATTGTAGACCTTGTGAGGGACGCGTACAGCGACGATAATCCCTCCGCCCCATTCCCGATCGCGGCCAGAGGGTGTGGCCACTCGGTTCGGGGCCAAGCCCTGGCCCCAGGGGGGATCGTGGTGGACATGACATCCCTGGCGAGCCACCAAGGTGGCACTGGCGGAGGACCAGCTGTTGCCGTGTCGTGGAGCAGGTCGCTCGGGCACTACGCCGACGTCAGCGGCGGGCAGATCTGGAGGGACGTGTTGGAGGAGACTTTAAGGCATGGGCTCGCGCCGGTCTCGTGGACGGATTATTTGTACGTGACCGTGGGAGGGACGCTCTCTAATGGCGGCATAAGCGGGCAAACGTTTCGATACGGTCCTCAAATCAGCAACGTGTACGAAATGGACATCATTACTG GGACCGAGGAACTTATGACTTGCTCACCTGACAAAAATCCCGAGCTGTTTTACTCTGTTCTCGGAGGTCTTGGCCAGTTCGGCATAATAACAAGAGCGAGGATTGCCTTAGATCGAGCTCCAAAGAGA GTCAAATGGGTGAGAATGCTGTACAGTGATTTTTCGGCTTTTACGAGAGACCAAGAACATCTGATCTCAAAGAGTGGGAGGGACCAAGACGATGCATTGGATTATGTGGAAGGGCTGCTCCTCATGCACCAGGGTCCTCCGGATAGTTGGagatcttctttcttccctGAGCCGGACCACCCACGAATCGCATCGTTGATGGACCGACATGAACTCATCTATTGTCTCGAAGTAGCAAAGTACTACGATGATCTCACCGAGAATACAGTGAACAGG GATCTGGAGAATTTGTTCCAAGAATTGAGCCATATTCCCGAGTTCTTGTTCCAAAAAGACGTCACCTACATCGATTTCCTTGATCGAGTGCGAAAGGGAGAGCTGAAACTCCGAGCGCAGGGCCGTTGGGATGCTCCTCATCCATGGTTGAACCTATTCGTGCCCAAATCTCGCATCTCCGATTTCAACAACGGTGTTTTCAAGAACATTGTTCTCAAAAGGAACATAACTACAGGAACCGTCCTCATTTATCCCATGAATCGAAACAAGTAG